In the Acropora muricata isolate sample 2 chromosome 10, ASM3666990v1, whole genome shotgun sequence genome, one interval contains:
- the LOC136931979 gene encoding uncharacterized protein isoform X5 has protein sequence MWHFRSLATVCLLLAVLLLQAGNCESEFNNQESAIDKEAVPVVSGASSSIVNPTTALPSECSNYAVLDESNRAITYRGASYLCDRRLSGWYRFVGKAGGKMSHSCVIGRRCGANGPGWLVGRHPSVSEGCARRRVCFASFSGRWNFRSPCCRWSTYISVRNCGTFFVYKLRRPPTCNLRYCGDGIPSRAGAVPVVSGASSSIVNPTTALPSECSNYAVLSESNRAITYRGASYLCDRRLSGWYRFVGKAGGKMSRSCVIGRRCGANGPGWLVGRHPSVSEGCARRRVCFASFSGRWNFRSPCCRWSTYISVRNCGTYFVYKLRRPPTCNLRYCGDGIPPISRASIASSQGLVSASTLSPASIALNQMPFTTPALSSASIASSQVLVPTPALSSASIASSQGLLSTLAMSRASTQVLVPTPALSSVVPVVSDASLSIMNPTTALPSECYNYTVLDESNRAITYRGVTYFCDNRLSGWYRFLGEAGSKMSNSCVTGRLCGADRPGWLVGDHPSVSEGVAMRRVCFASSISGGSPATSCCLWSTYVMVRNCGTFFVYKLHRPPACNLRYCGDGIPTTTRGYK, from the exons CGGGAAATTGTGAAAGTGAATTCAATAATCAGGAAAGTGCGATAGACAAAGAAG CGGTTCCTGTTGTTTCGGGTGCTTCATCGTCGATTGTCAACCCTACAACTGCTCTTCCCTCAG AATGTTCCAATTATGCAGTCCTCGATGAATCCAACAGAGCAATAACTTATCGAGGTGCCTCTTACCTCTGCGATCGTCGACTATCCGGTTGGTACAGATTCGTCGGCAAAGCTGGAGGCAAAATGTCTCACTCGTGCGTCATTGGGCGACGCTGTGGAGCGAATGGGCCCGGGTGGCTAGTTGGTCGCCACCCTTCAGTTTCAGAGGGATGTGCTCGGAGACGAGTTTGCTTTGCCAGTTTCAGTGGACGTTGGAACTTTCGATCTCCTTGTTGTCGATGGTCAACTTACATCTCTGTCCGCAACTGTGGGACATTCTTTGTTTACAAACTGCGTCGCCCACCCACCTGTAATCTACGTTATTGTGGCGACGGAATACCTTCAAGAGCAGGAG CGGTTCCTGTTGTTTCGGGTGCTTCATCTTCGATTGTGAACCCTACAACTGCTCTTCCCTCAG AATGTTCCAATTATGCAGTCCTCAGTGAATCCAACAGAGCAATAACTTATCGAGGTGCCTCTTACCTCTGCGATCGTCGACTATCCGGTTGGTACAGATTCGTCGGCAAAGCTGGAGGCAAAATGTCTCGTTCGTGCGTCATTGGGCGACGCTGTGGAGCGAATGGGCCCGGGTGGCTAGTTGGTCGCCACCCTTCAGTTTCAGAGGGATGTGCTCGGAGACGAGTTTGCTTTGCCAGTTTCAGTGGACGTTGGAACTTTCGATCTCCTTGTTGTCGATGGTCAACTTACATCTCTGTCCGCAACTGTGGGACATACTTTGTTTACAAACTGCGTCGCCCACCCACCTGTAATCTACGTTATTGTGGCGACGGAATACCTCCAATATCACGAG CATCTATAGCTTCAAGCCAAGGGCTTGTCTCAGCATCAACTTTGTCACCGG CATCTATAGCTTTAAATCAAATGCCCTTCACAACACCAGCTTTGTCATCGG CATCTATAGCTTCAAGTCAAGTGCTCGTCCCAACACCAGCTTTGTCATCGG CATCTATAGCATCAAGCCAAGGGCTCCTCTCAACACTAGCTATGTCACGGG CTTCAACTCAAGTGCTCGTCCCGACACCGGCTTTGTCATCGG TGGTTCCTGTTGTTTCGGATGCTTCATTGTCGATTATGAATCCTACAACTGCACTTCCCTCAG AATGTTACAATTATACAGTCCTCGATGAATCCAATAGAGCAATAACCTACCGAGGTGTCACTTACTTTTGCGACAATCGACTATCCGGTTGGTACAGATTCCTCGGCGAAGCTGGAAGCAAAATGTCCAATTCATGCGTTACTGGGCGACTCTGTGGAGCGGATAGGCCGGGGTGGCTAGTTGGTGATCACCCTTCAGTTTCTGAGGGAGTTGCTATGAGACGAGTTTGCTTTGCCAGTTCCATTTCCGGTGGTTCGCCCGCTACGTCTTGCTGCCTATGGTCAACTTACGTAATGGTGCGTAACTGTGGGACATTCTTTGTTTACAAACTGCATAGGCCACCTGCTTGTAATTTACGTTACTGCGGCGACGGGATACCAACAACGACACGAG gTTACAAATGA
- the LOC136930933 gene encoding glutamate--cysteine ligase regulatory subunit-like isoform X2 — MANEFITNGRISNENLTERSTSGQALKFAKKLYIHGGNISNWNRTKRKTTPSPSDEKRALRCINKSFVEKIERGEREHLKISVKIFAIELKPSLVKDALFRAMCELGVDSVETLFLALPEMPSEESLQILKAFWEEMEFLFDSGYVSDLGLCDLDKSTLERLYHWSRIKPGINQVNLASCCVMPEDLVEFSEKHDIQLLTHADPKDILNKESLEQVLTESCASSQVQGWKPVWALRYSVLVKCRGVIKNKGYIVSCEQD, encoded by the exons ATGGCGAACGAGTTCATCACAAATGGACGTATCTCAAACGAAAATTTAACGGAAAGATCCACCTCTGGGCAAGCGCTTAAATTCGCTAAGAAGTTGTATATTCACGGAGGAAATATCTCCAACTGGAATCGGACAAAAAGGAAGACAACTCCAAGCCCCTCAGACGAG AAAAGGGCCTTGAGGTGCATAAACAAAAGCTTTGTTGAAAAGATTGAGCGTGGAGAAAGAGAACATCTTAAAATTTCAG TGAAAATATTTGCGATTGAACTTAAACCTTCCCTTGTCAAGGATGCATTGTTTAGAG CCATGTGTGAGTTGGGGGTGGATTCTGTGGAGACTTTATTCTTAGCGCTACCTGAAATGCCCAGTGAAGAAAGTCTGCAGATCTTGAAGGCCTTCTGGGAA gAAATGGAGTTCTTGTTTGACAGTGGATATGTCAGTGATCTGGGTTTATGTGACTTGGACAAATCCACGTTGGAAAGACTTTACCATTGGTCACGG ATAAAGCCTGGGATTAATCAAGTGAATCTTGCTTCCTGTTGTGTCATGCCAGAA GATCTTGTGGAATTTAGTGAGAAACATGATATCCAGTTGCTGACACATGCTGATCCAAAAG ACATACTGAACAAGGAAAGTCTTGAGCAGGTGTTGACCGAAAGCTGTGCAAGTAGCCAGGTTCAAGGATGGAAACCAGTTTGGGCCCTGAGGTATTCGGTGCTGGTGAAGTGTCGTGGAGTCATCAAAAATAAAGG GTATATTGTCAGCTGCGAACAAGACTAA
- the LOC136930933 gene encoding glutamate--cysteine ligase regulatory subunit-like isoform X1, producing the protein MANEFITNGRISNENLTERSTSGQALKFAKKLYIHGGNISNWNRTKRKTTPSPSDELLESIGTTLASVFPDNNNQQELIPKRALRCINKSFVEKIERGEREHLKISVKIFAIELKPSLVKDALFRAMCELGVDSVETLFLALPEMPSEESLQILKAFWEEMEFLFDSGYVSDLGLCDLDKSTLERLYHWSRIKPGINQVNLASCCVMPEDLVEFSEKHDIQLLTHADPKDILNKESLEQVLTESCASSQVQGWKPVWALRYSVLVKCRGVIKNKGYIVSCEQD; encoded by the exons ATGGCGAACGAGTTCATCACAAATGGACGTATCTCAAACGAAAATTTAACGGAAAGATCCACCTCTGGGCAAGCGCTTAAATTCGCTAAGAAGTTGTATATTCACGGAGGAAATATCTCCAACTGGAATCGGACAAAAAGGAAGACAACTCCAAGCCCCTCAGACGAG CTGTTAGAGAGCATTGGGACAACTTTAGCTAGCGTATTCCCAGATAACAATAACCAACAGGAATTAATTCCA AAAAGGGCCTTGAGGTGCATAAACAAAAGCTTTGTTGAAAAGATTGAGCGTGGAGAAAGAGAACATCTTAAAATTTCAG TGAAAATATTTGCGATTGAACTTAAACCTTCCCTTGTCAAGGATGCATTGTTTAGAG CCATGTGTGAGTTGGGGGTGGATTCTGTGGAGACTTTATTCTTAGCGCTACCTGAAATGCCCAGTGAAGAAAGTCTGCAGATCTTGAAGGCCTTCTGGGAA gAAATGGAGTTCTTGTTTGACAGTGGATATGTCAGTGATCTGGGTTTATGTGACTTGGACAAATCCACGTTGGAAAGACTTTACCATTGGTCACGG ATAAAGCCTGGGATTAATCAAGTGAATCTTGCTTCCTGTTGTGTCATGCCAGAA GATCTTGTGGAATTTAGTGAGAAACATGATATCCAGTTGCTGACACATGCTGATCCAAAAG ACATACTGAACAAGGAAAGTCTTGAGCAGGTGTTGACCGAAAGCTGTGCAAGTAGCCAGGTTCAAGGATGGAAACCAGTTTGGGCCCTGAGGTATTCGGTGCTGGTGAAGTGTCGTGGAGTCATCAAAAATAAAGG GTATATTGTCAGCTGCGAACAAGACTAA
- the LOC136931979 gene encoding uncharacterized protein isoform X4 has translation MWHFRSLATVCLLLAVLLLQAGNCESEFNNQESAIDKEDAVFSSAVPVVSGASSSIVNPTTALPSECSNYAVLDESNRAITYRGASYLCDRRLSGWYRFVGKAGGKMSHSCVIGRRCGANGPGWLVGRHPSVSEGCARRRVCFASFSGRWNFRSPCCRWSTYISVRNCGTFFVYKLRRPPTCNLRYCGDGIPSRAGAVPVVSGASSSIVNPTTALPSECSNYAVLSESNRAITYRGASYLCDRRLSGWYRFVGKAGGKMSRSCVIGRRCGANGPGWLVGRHPSVSEGCARRRVCFASFSGRWNFRSPCCRWSTYISVRNCGTYFVYKLRRPPTCNLRYCGDGIPPISRASIASSQGLVSASTLSPASIALNQMPFTTPALSSASIASSQVLVPTPALSSASIASSQGLLSTLAMSRASTQVLVPTPALSSVVPVVSDASLSIMNPTTALPSECYNYTVLDESNRAITYRGVTYFCDNRLSGWYRFLGEAGSKMSNSCVTGRLCGADRPGWLVGDHPSVSEGVAMRRVCFASSISGGSPATSCCLWSTYVMVRNCGTFFVYKLHRPPACNLRYCGDGIPTTTRGYK, from the exons CGGGAAATTGTGAAAGTGAATTCAATAATCAGGAAAGTGCGATAGACAAAGAAG ATGCGGTGTTTTCATCAG CGGTTCCTGTTGTTTCGGGTGCTTCATCGTCGATTGTCAACCCTACAACTGCTCTTCCCTCAG AATGTTCCAATTATGCAGTCCTCGATGAATCCAACAGAGCAATAACTTATCGAGGTGCCTCTTACCTCTGCGATCGTCGACTATCCGGTTGGTACAGATTCGTCGGCAAAGCTGGAGGCAAAATGTCTCACTCGTGCGTCATTGGGCGACGCTGTGGAGCGAATGGGCCCGGGTGGCTAGTTGGTCGCCACCCTTCAGTTTCAGAGGGATGTGCTCGGAGACGAGTTTGCTTTGCCAGTTTCAGTGGACGTTGGAACTTTCGATCTCCTTGTTGTCGATGGTCAACTTACATCTCTGTCCGCAACTGTGGGACATTCTTTGTTTACAAACTGCGTCGCCCACCCACCTGTAATCTACGTTATTGTGGCGACGGAATACCTTCAAGAGCAGGAG CGGTTCCTGTTGTTTCGGGTGCTTCATCTTCGATTGTGAACCCTACAACTGCTCTTCCCTCAG AATGTTCCAATTATGCAGTCCTCAGTGAATCCAACAGAGCAATAACTTATCGAGGTGCCTCTTACCTCTGCGATCGTCGACTATCCGGTTGGTACAGATTCGTCGGCAAAGCTGGAGGCAAAATGTCTCGTTCGTGCGTCATTGGGCGACGCTGTGGAGCGAATGGGCCCGGGTGGCTAGTTGGTCGCCACCCTTCAGTTTCAGAGGGATGTGCTCGGAGACGAGTTTGCTTTGCCAGTTTCAGTGGACGTTGGAACTTTCGATCTCCTTGTTGTCGATGGTCAACTTACATCTCTGTCCGCAACTGTGGGACATACTTTGTTTACAAACTGCGTCGCCCACCCACCTGTAATCTACGTTATTGTGGCGACGGAATACCTCCAATATCACGAG CATCTATAGCTTCAAGCCAAGGGCTTGTCTCAGCATCAACTTTGTCACCGG CATCTATAGCTTTAAATCAAATGCCCTTCACAACACCAGCTTTGTCATCGG CATCTATAGCTTCAAGTCAAGTGCTCGTCCCAACACCAGCTTTGTCATCGG CATCTATAGCATCAAGCCAAGGGCTCCTCTCAACACTAGCTATGTCACGGG CTTCAACTCAAGTGCTCGTCCCGACACCGGCTTTGTCATCGG TGGTTCCTGTTGTTTCGGATGCTTCATTGTCGATTATGAATCCTACAACTGCACTTCCCTCAG AATGTTACAATTATACAGTCCTCGATGAATCCAATAGAGCAATAACCTACCGAGGTGTCACTTACTTTTGCGACAATCGACTATCCGGTTGGTACAGATTCCTCGGCGAAGCTGGAAGCAAAATGTCCAATTCATGCGTTACTGGGCGACTCTGTGGAGCGGATAGGCCGGGGTGGCTAGTTGGTGATCACCCTTCAGTTTCTGAGGGAGTTGCTATGAGACGAGTTTGCTTTGCCAGTTCCATTTCCGGTGGTTCGCCCGCTACGTCTTGCTGCCTATGGTCAACTTACGTAATGGTGCGTAACTGTGGGACATTCTTTGTTTACAAACTGCATAGGCCACCTGCTTGTAATTTACGTTACTGCGGCGACGGGATACCAACAACGACACGAG gTTACAAATGA